Proteins found in one Nostoc sp. NIES-3756 genomic segment:
- a CDS encoding diflavin flavoprotein yields MTIATSSRPRDVQVANVGEHTLILRSRTWERLKFEVEYSRQRGTTANSYLIQADKTALIDPPGESFTEIFLEELAKHLDLNTLDYIILGHVNPNRRVTLEKLLSQAPQATLICSRPAANALKTAFPQWESRIQAVRFEDTLDLGQGHQLIFITVPTPRWPDGLFTYDPATKILYTDKFFGAHICEDTLFDEDWKKLDAERRYYFDCLHAPQAKQVEAALDKVAILGARCYAPGHGPVVRYSLSRFTYDYRQWCQGQKSLDLNVALLYTSAYGNTGILANAIARGLTENGVNVESLNCELAEPAEIARIVEASDGIIIGSPTLGGHAPTQIQTALGIVLSTAAKTKLAGVFGSYGWSGEAIDLIESKLKDANYRLGFETIRVRFSPTQETLQQCQAAGATFAQTLKKTKKLRTPRQLIAEANTDRTEQAVGRIIGSLCVVTTRDQENHKGILTSWISQATFNPPGIMIAIAQEQNVDLMSHIGDQFVLNILKEGRNIRRYFSRQSTLGDNPFANLETKIADNGCLILTEALAYLECTVTNQLECGDRRLIYAVVNKGEVLESNGVTAVEHRKSGSHY; encoded by the coding sequence ATGACTATTGCTACTTCCAGTCGTCCTAGAGATGTACAGGTTGCCAATGTTGGCGAACATACCTTAATTTTGCGATCGCGCACTTGGGAACGTCTCAAATTTGAGGTTGAGTATTCCCGTCAACGGGGAACTACAGCTAATTCCTATCTCATCCAAGCTGATAAAACGGCTTTGATTGACCCCCCTGGTGAGTCTTTTACGGAAATCTTTTTAGAGGAATTAGCCAAACATCTTGATCTCAACACCCTCGACTACATTATTCTCGGTCACGTTAACCCTAACCGCCGAGTCACCTTAGAAAAGTTACTCTCCCAAGCACCACAAGCTACCCTGATTTGTTCTCGTCCTGCGGCTAATGCGCTCAAAACTGCTTTTCCTCAGTGGGAATCACGCATTCAAGCTGTGCGTTTTGAAGATACTCTTGACTTGGGACAAGGACATCAACTGATATTTATCACAGTTCCTACTCCCCGTTGGCCTGATGGGTTGTTTACCTACGACCCAGCTACCAAGATTCTCTACACAGATAAGTTTTTCGGCGCTCATATCTGCGAAGATACATTATTTGATGAAGACTGGAAAAAGTTAGACGCAGAACGTCGTTACTACTTCGATTGTCTCCATGCACCCCAAGCCAAACAAGTAGAAGCGGCTTTAGATAAGGTGGCAATCTTGGGAGCTAGATGTTATGCTCCTGGTCATGGCCCGGTTGTGCGTTATAGCCTCAGTCGTTTTACCTACGATTACCGCCAATGGTGTCAAGGGCAGAAATCTCTCGATTTGAACGTGGCGCTACTTTATACTTCTGCTTATGGTAACACTGGGATTTTAGCGAATGCGATCGCTCGTGGATTGACTGAAAATGGTGTTAATGTCGAGTCGCTTAACTGTGAACTTGCCGAACCAGCCGAAATTGCCCGTATCGTCGAAGCCAGCGATGGCATAATTATTGGTTCCCCCACTTTAGGCGGTCATGCACCGACACAAATTCAAACAGCCTTGGGTATAGTTCTTTCCACAGCAGCGAAAACCAAGTTAGCCGGGGTGTTTGGTTCCTACGGCTGGAGTGGCGAAGCTATAGATTTAATTGAAAGTAAGCTCAAAGATGCCAATTACCGTTTAGGTTTTGAAACAATTCGCGTCCGCTTTAGTCCTACACAGGAAACCCTCCAGCAATGTCAAGCCGCAGGTGCGACTTTTGCCCAAACCTTAAAGAAAACTAAGAAACTGCGGACACCACGCCAATTAATTGCGGAAGCCAATACAGACCGTACCGAACAAGCGGTAGGAAGGATTATTGGTTCCTTGTGTGTAGTTACCACCCGCGACCAAGAAAACCACAAAGGTATTTTAACTTCTTGGATATCCCAGGCGACTTTTAACCCACCAGGAATTATGATTGCGATCGCCCAAGAGCAAAACGTAGATTTGATGAGTCATATTGGCGATCAATTTGTGTTAAATATCCTCAAAGAAGGTAGAAACATCCGCCGCTATTTCTCTCGCCAAAGTACATTAGGCGATAATCCTTTTGCCAATCTAGAAACTAAAATCGCTGACAATGGTTGTTTGATTCTCACTGAAGCATTAGCTTATTTAGAATGTACTGTAACCAATCAGCTTGAATGCGGTGACAGACGGTTAATTTATGCCGTAGTTAATAAGGGCGAAGTTTTAGAAAGTAATGGTGTAACTGCTGTTGAACATCGTAAATCAGGCAGCCATTATTAA
- a CDS encoding phosphate-starvation-inducible PsiE family protein — translation MYKPVEDNPISVYEINRSRIVRTLEFIQDVIVISLCIGLFCFMAIQVWDMFLSLLPPLDFHVVTADILFLLILVELFRLLIIYLQEQRISIGVAVEVSIVSALREVIVKGVLETNWSQVLATCAFLLVLGILLVLRVWLPPTFEGIDPEQRISKRYQKLHKSELEANGWGVGSRD, via the coding sequence ATGTACAAACCTGTAGAAGACAACCCAATTTCTGTTTACGAAATTAATCGGAGTCGCATTGTCCGCACCTTGGAATTTATTCAAGATGTGATTGTAATTTCCTTGTGTATCGGCTTATTTTGCTTCATGGCAATTCAGGTGTGGGATATGTTTCTTTCCCTGCTTCCACCTCTAGATTTCCATGTTGTGACTGCTGATATCTTGTTCTTGCTCATCTTAGTTGAGTTATTCCGACTGTTGATTATTTATCTGCAAGAACAACGCATATCTATTGGTGTAGCTGTAGAAGTTTCCATTGTCTCAGCTTTGCGGGAAGTCATCGTCAAAGGTGTATTAGAAACTAATTGGAGTCAAGTTTTGGCAACTTGCGCCTTCCTCTTAGTTTTAGGAATCTTACTTGTTCTACGTGTTTGGCTACCTCCTACCTTTGAAGGTATTGACCCAGAACAACGAATATCCAAACGCTATCAAAAGCTACATAAGTCCGAATTAGAAGCAAATGGCTGGGGAGTAGGGAGTAGAGACTAA
- a CDS encoding diflavin flavoprotein produces MVALTESPQPIANIGRLTVQTIEIAAETTAIRCLDWDRERFDIEFGLRNGTTYNSFLIQGEKIALVDTSHRKFEDLYLEIVSGLIDPNKIDYLVISHTEPDHSGLVSNILQLAPSITVVGAKVAIQFLENLIHQPFKSLQVKSGETLDLGNGHKLEFVSAPNLHWPDTILTYDHKTGILFTCDVFGMHYCDDDTYDENFSVIEEDFKYYYDCLMGPNARSVLAALKRIENLSINTVATGHGPLLKRHISEWLGRYQNWSLEQTKTETFAALFYAEDYGYSEHLVHTLGHGCSKIGVAVELIDLNSAEPQEVREIASQASGIVIAMPSQSSQTAQAALSIILAAVHQKQAIGLLESGGGEDEPVFPLRNKFQELGLVEAFPPILIKESPTQAIEQLCEEAGTDLGQWLTRDRTIKQIKSINTDLEKALGRISTGLYIITTKKGEIQSAMFASWVTQASLNPLGVAIAVSKERAIESLMQLGDRFVLNVLAEDNYQSLMRHFLKRFSPGADRFAGIKTYPASNGSPILAESLAYIECEITTRMDCGDHWIIYSTVHTGRVANVNALTAVHHRKVGNHY; encoded by the coding sequence ATGGTCGCACTCACAGAATCTCCCCAACCTATTGCCAATATAGGACGTTTAACAGTACAAACTATCGAAATTGCTGCCGAAACAACTGCTATTCGCTGCCTTGATTGGGATAGAGAGCGTTTTGATATCGAATTTGGTCTACGCAATGGTACGACATATAACTCTTTCTTAATCCAAGGTGAAAAAATTGCTTTAGTTGATACCTCACACCGCAAATTTGAGGATCTATATCTTGAGATAGTGTCAGGATTAATTGACCCGAATAAGATAGACTATTTAGTTATTAGTCACACAGAACCAGACCATAGTGGCTTAGTCAGTAATATTTTGCAACTTGCTCCTTCTATTACTGTTGTTGGTGCGAAGGTGGCAATTCAATTTTTAGAGAATCTGATTCACCAACCTTTTAAATCTTTGCAAGTAAAAAGTGGGGAAACCTTAGATTTAGGTAATGGTCACAAATTAGAATTTGTATCTGCACCTAATTTACATTGGCCAGATACAATCCTTACCTATGACCACAAAACAGGTATTCTTTTTACTTGTGATGTGTTTGGGATGCACTATTGCGATGATGATACTTATGATGAAAACTTCTCAGTTATTGAAGAAGATTTTAAATATTACTACGATTGTTTGATGGGGCCGAATGCAAGGTCAGTTTTGGCTGCTTTAAAACGTATTGAGAATTTAAGTATAAATACAGTCGCTACAGGACACGGGCCTCTACTAAAACGGCATATTTCTGAATGGTTGGGACGTTATCAAAACTGGAGTTTAGAACAAACCAAAACAGAGACATTTGCAGCATTGTTCTATGCTGAAGATTATGGTTATAGTGAGCATTTAGTCCACACTCTCGGACATGGATGTAGCAAAATTGGTGTAGCGGTAGAATTAATAGATTTAAACAGTGCTGAACCGCAAGAAGTAAGAGAAATAGCTTCTCAAGCTTCCGGTATAGTAATTGCTATGCCATCTCAATCTTCACAGACAGCCCAAGCCGCATTAAGTATAATTTTGGCGGCTGTACACCAAAAACAGGCAATAGGTTTACTAGAGTCTGGTGGCGGAGAAGATGAGCCTGTTTTTCCATTACGAAATAAGTTTCAAGAATTAGGATTAGTTGAAGCTTTCCCACCAATATTAATTAAAGAATCTCCTACACAAGCAATCGAGCAATTGTGTGAAGAAGCTGGTACAGATTTGGGACAATGGTTAACACGCGATCGCACTATCAAACAAATCAAATCCATCAACACTGACTTAGAAAAAGCTTTAGGCAGAATTAGCACTGGCTTATATATCATCACCACCAAAAAAGGCGAAATTCAAAGTGCTATGTTCGCCTCTTGGGTAACACAGGCTAGCCTCAATCCCTTGGGAGTAGCCATTGCGGTCTCCAAAGAACGAGCCATTGAATCTTTGATGCAATTAGGCGATCGCTTTGTTTTGAACGTTTTGGCAGAAGACAACTACCAAAGCTTAATGAGGCATTTCCTCAAACGCTTTTCCCCCGGTGCAGACCGCTTTGCAGGTATCAAAACCTATCCCGCAAGCAATGGTTCCCCCATCCTTGCAGAATCCTTAGCATACATAGAATGCGAAATCACCACCCGCATGGACTGCGGCGACCATTGGATCATCTATAGCACAGTGCATACAGGCAGAGTCGCCAACGTCAATGCACTCACAGCCGTTCACCATCGCAAAGTCGGGAATCATTATTAG
- a CDS encoding pyridoxamine 5'-phosphate oxidase family protein codes for MAKVFDHITKELQEFIADQHLFFVASAPLSADGHVNMSPKGLDCFRILSPHQVAYLDLTGSGNETSAHLQENGRITLMFCAFAEPPLILRLYGKGQTILPNSPDWDSLYSLFPQFPGVRQIIIADIERVQTSCGFGVPLYEYQGQRRTLIDWANKKGEQGIKDYQQQKNVVSIDGLSTPLRELDKENLHLGKV; via the coding sequence ATGGCTAAAGTATTCGACCATATCACCAAAGAATTACAAGAGTTTATTGCAGATCAACATCTGTTCTTTGTCGCCTCTGCCCCTCTGAGTGCTGATGGTCACGTTAATATGTCTCCTAAAGGATTAGACTGTTTTCGCATCCTCTCTCCTCATCAAGTAGCTTATCTAGACTTAACAGGTAGCGGTAACGAAACTTCAGCCCATCTCCAAGAAAACGGCCGCATCACCTTAATGTTCTGCGCTTTTGCCGAACCACCACTCATCTTGCGCCTCTACGGAAAAGGGCAAACCATTTTACCTAATTCTCCAGATTGGGACTCTTTATACTCACTATTTCCCCAATTCCCTGGAGTACGCCAAATTATTATCGCGGATATTGAGCGTGTGCAAACTTCCTGTGGTTTTGGTGTCCCACTTTATGAATATCAAGGTCAAAGAAGGACTCTCATCGATTGGGCTAATAAAAAAGGAGAGCAGGGAATTAAAGACTATCAACAGCAGAAGAATGTTGTTAGTATTGATGGTTTATCGACTCCACTAAGAGAATTAGATAAGGAGAATCTTCACTTAGGGAAGGTGTAA